The Anopheles coluzzii chromosome 2, AcolN3, whole genome shotgun sequence genome window below encodes:
- the LOC120951979 gene encoding 3 beta-hydroxysteroid dehydrogenase/Delta 5-->4-isomerase, which translates to MDKKEVVLVTGGSGFYGQHLIRVLQERDSKVGEIRVLDLNPYENRLGHTESKKVVSYVGDICDAKAIEHAFEGVDCVFHLAAYMNFDFPPNYGELQRVNVDGTARVIELCRRYSVPRLVFASDCLIHMTPYLGKANFTIICNQTEPKTKVPAKESDFQIPGYASSKWRAECLAIEANDTDLANGEKLKTIAIRPPVMFGECDERFVPSITKVALKFGGSIPKLAGPGGKQQIIYAGNAAWCLVRAKDALVENAKNIAGYPVFVTDESGIEDTTRFCQRISRANDTLKLRPSSYQIPLFLSYFLAFLLELIVKALHPFTQIRLPVSPCGMLSYMSSIMLFNRIRASIYLDYEPIYSEEKAVTNSALWYERWYQDYCEAHGLKKLKVK; encoded by the exons GCGGTTCCGGATTCTATGGCCAGCACTTGATCAGGGTGCTGCAGGAGCGGGACAGCAAGGTTGGCGAAATACGAGTGCTCGACCTTAACCCTTACGAGAATCGGCTCG GTCACACCGAGAGCAAGAAAGTTGTCTCGTACGTCGGCGACATCTGCGACGCGAAAGCGATCGAGCACGCATTCGAAGGCGTCGACTGCGTGTTTCATCTGGCCGCGTACATGAACTTCGACTTTCCGCCGAACTATGGCGAGCTGCAGCGCGTCAACGTGGACGGGACGGCGCGGGTGATCGAACTGTGCCGCCGGTACAGCGTGCCCCGGCTCGTCTTTGCCAGCGACTGTCTCATCCACATGACACCGTACCTGGGCAAGGCCAACTTTACCATCATCTGCAACCAGACGGAACCGAAGACGAAGGTCCCGGCGAAGGAGAGCGACTTCCAGATACCGGGCTACGCGTCCTCCAAGTGGCGGGCGGAGTGTCTTGCAATTGAGGCAAACGACACCGACCTGGCGAACGGTG AGAAGCTGAAAACCATCGCCATCCGGCCGCCGGTAATGTTTGGCGAGTGCGACGAGCGGTTCGTACCGTCCATCACCAAGGTAGCGCTCAAGTTCGGCGGCAGCATCCCGAAGCTGGCCGGCCCCGGCGGCAAGCAGCAGATTATCTACGCGGGCAACGCGGCCTGGTGCCTGGTGCGCGCGAAGGACGCACTGGTCGAGAACGCGAAAAACATCGCCGGCTATCCGGTGTTTGTGACGGACGAGTCCGGCATCGAGGATACGACCCGCTTCTGTCAGCGCATTTCGCGCGCGAACGATACGCTCAAGCTGCGCCCCTCCAGCTACCAGATACCGCTGTTCCTGTCCTACTTCCTAGCCTTCCTGCTCGAGCTGATCGTGAAGGCGCTGCACCCGTTCACGCAAATCCGGCTGCCCGTTTCGCCGTGCGGTATGCTCTCCTACATGTCCTCGATTATGCTGTTCAATCGGATCCGGGCCTCGATCTACCTGGACTACGAGCCCATCTACAGCGAGGAGAAAGCCGTCACGAACAGTGCGCTGTGGTACGAGCGCTGGTATCAGGACTACTGTGAAGCCCATGGGCTGAAGAAGCTGAAGGTGAAGTGA